In Apis cerana isolate GH-2021 linkage group LG6, AcerK_1.0, whole genome shotgun sequence, the following are encoded in one genomic region:
- the LOC107999165 gene encoding mediator of RNA polymerase II transcription subunit 12 isoform X3 gives MMGILYEKRPLKRPKLGPPDVYPQEPKQKEDELTSTNVKLGFATMPQMSEEFGTARHCNVTAAKVGAYFNAILAKKEELSTMPDTARKRQQINPKDNFWPVTARTKNGIEAWFKDLSGCKPLIALAKKAPNFNKKEEIFMMLCEYQVPMLRAAWFIKLSSAYTVAVSEAKIKKRQLPDPTTEWTGTLIKFLKDQLSKLQEYYHINNHITNNTNTNGITSNSCNGNNTGNNSSNNNSNNNVSNNTNSNNGVANNQPATPNSNNQVITGNAINEEHKIALKQWHYCVQLAKYMFEEGLLDRQELLQWILELLDKIKSSPSENGILKLLLPLALQYLEEFVQSELLARRLAYLCCRKLAHMCNNVETNTNPQSPTISKNDVNIGKDTAIANQIQNPLTIAFNDYLSCPHHRDVIYSLSTIIQVITLECPTALVWNSVGEGKAPSVLNGSPLDYLQCPPTALPCPPISATNPIIKQLKIAQKNIRARSQAAEGKWSCDKWQQSSAGITTTKVLAALDALDRHSFDRMDSSNSLDTLYAKIFTSPLKDNTNERDAKTEYNPQQDSAVVEILCEWAVSAERWGEHRAMAVAKLLEKRQSEVTGETNDNDDKDSICSNGNPPVLPIFQSLLMKFLDMDAPVLDNTTTQSKVQFTNLVHLFSELIRHDVFSHDAYMCTLISRGDLIQGPAASKPGTPNNREPIDEECLFPGIETKLEVSDHGRTMDYDDSKIDDDLDKLLQHIKEDQQNSMDAPDSPKEDALAGHGTQEGLDSKIPSSHSRHLLYTTHFPLPQDETCSQHDCNQRHVLLYGVGRVRDDARHIVKRMTKEVCKLFGKKFSIDVAEGGKVKKHSRNEFNFEAITLKFQNLSYFDQHVVTWQCATQVIEMLNTFALAGSSYLPVQEHVAFLFDLMELALNIYGLIDVCIQILKELPEVETQLGVRNSQLVRSYTTSLSLYVVGVLRRYHRCLLLSPEQTTAVFDLLCKVVKHVSNPSDCSSAERCVLAHLYDLYSSCSLLKTKPHGVEAFSNAYPKIRTALYSTLQPTTSSHVYNSQFMVDVFTSPRRGGKIEPQWARQLNETPANRYSFVCNAIVAVCSETDNDKLNDIAITCAELTACCNALNAEWLGVLMALCCSSNSSTFYIDVLNQVDVQDLSIHNSLAVFTSILIARHCFSLEDFVVHIALPSLVKACNEGRGDADMEAEAGARLTCHLLLRLFKTVECPQPALYSVSTSPHPLPNGNSRGYSIKLSCDRHLLAAAHNNIRVGPVLAVLKAILVVADATAGKQPPKKPDVQMNHSNKAGGPASVGVGVGVTTGGPSELSISHILGTSDILGGGDDLGLDLAISSSSSSAGMTTENVKGLSDFAQHVLRQICSQEWVLERCLQNPEELCHPDMLLDNMLTPRQAQRLLHMICYPETSTDAFIDQKTHITNILENLEQWSLRMSWLDLQLMYKQFPPGSNELSQWLDTVAKAAIDVFQLNTMTSKSDKRSGSIWLVAPLVSKLPSAVQGRVLKVAGQVLESGNWSKTATGRERNRSKSPSLFNHQPFLSLVLTCLKGQDDQREGLLMSLHSQLSQFLNISKEEKNFATEDPKTREVLQDALQLRFSLVGGVFDTIQRNTTATTDWAILLVQLVSYGVIDLNNNSELFTTVIDMLATLIHSTLVSDSQSEKDENKKHYQNLMKKLKKELGDRNSSSIRYVRQLLPLPKLTMEVITCEPVGCLTDTKGNKIAGFDSIDKKQGLQVCDSQRVSAWEVLEGHKNPAPISWAWFRAVKLERKPLTYQNAHKLLRYHTHSQIRPPSHYLDPPPLPPEDLEPDKKESEPGKADTPMSIDSPGRVAGSVGGSGIGNTITNSKGKAMKTRRHRRNKGAATPTTPVSQQIQQPPNQLQQMAFGNQQVPVSQQPGMFTNQPPQHQQPWYTNQQTHTPAQQYGYGQQLPPTPVGPRYDRPGMNNQSKQALSHMLRLRLPSNQLINSQQQPNATPVGGPGAFQGMQRQQFIRQQLRAQHGAPNINPQQGMFASQQQQQQPQQQGMYTGMQQAGMNQNYAGYGGQQMIPQQQQQQQQQQQAPQQAQQQQQLLQQQQQQQGLINQQQNMMFTNQQQIMGPQRGQEYIPQQRMQPGATRPPYLQAPNVTMNTMGPMGGGVQNQPAPPYRQTSGKPGTVGVTGVGTSNVGLQQNQQFQQQQAINQQRMRQQMLAMQQQQQAQQQQQAQQQQQQGNAAGQQPTQQLVTHLQRHLSQPPQHYQHQPPPY, from the exons aTGATGGGAATATTGTATGAAAAGAGGCCACTAAAACGGCCAAAATTAGGGCCGCCTGACGTTTATCCTCAAGAACCTAAACAGAAAGAAGATGAACTTACATCTACAAATGTTAAACTTGGTTTTGCTACAATGCCCCAAATGTCAGAGGAATTTGGTACCGCAAGACATTGTAATGTCACTGCTGCCAAAGTAGGAGcatattttaatgcaattttagcgaaaaaagaagaactttCTACAATGCCAGACACAGCAAGAAAACGACAACAGATTAATCCAAAGGATAATTTCTGGCCAGTAACTGCCAGAACAAAAAATGGCATTGAGGCATGGTTCAAAGATTTGTCTGGATGTAAACCATTGATAGCTCTTGCTAAAAAGGCACCTAACTTCaacaagaaagaagaaatattcatgATGCTTTGCGAATATCAAGTACCAATGCTACGAGCAGCTTGGTTCATTAAACTTAGCTCTGCTTATACAGTAGCAGTATCAGaagctaaaataaaaaaaagacaattacCTGATCCAACTACAG aATGGACAGGAACACTTATTAAGTTCTTGAAAGATCaactttcaaaattacaagaatattatcatataaataatcatataacaaataatactaatactaATGGTATTACAAGCAATTCTTGTAATGGAAATAATACTGgaaataatagtagtaataataatagtaacaatAATGTCAGTAATAATACTAATAGTAACAATGGAGTTGCCAATAATCAACCAGCTACaccaaattcaaataatcaagTAATAACTGGAAATGCCATAAATGAGGAGCATAAAATAGCTCTAAAACAATGGCATTATTGTGTACAATTGGcaaaatatatgtttgaaGAGGGATTATTAGATAGGCAAGAATTATTACAATGGATTCTAGAATTATTGgacaaaattaaatcttctcCTTCggaaaatggaattttgaaaCTCCTGTTACCATTAGCATTACaatatttagaagaatttGTACAATCTGAATTATTAGCTAGACGTTTAGCATATCTGTGTTGTCGTAAATTGGCACATATGTGTAATAATGTGGAAACCAATACTAATCCACAAAGTCCAACAATAAGTAAAAATGAtgtaaatattggaaaagatACTGCCATTGctaatcaaattcaaaatccATTAACTATtgcttttaatgattatttatcttgTCCACATCACAGAGATGTAATCTATAGTTTATCAACAATAATACAg GTTATTACATTAGAATGTCCCACTGCATTAGTGTGGAATAGTGTTGGTGAAGGAAAAGCACCATCTGTATTAAATGGTTCTCCTTTAGATTATCTACAGTGTCCTCCTACAGCTTTGCCATGTCCACCTATAAGTGCAACTAATCCAATAATAAAGCAATTGAAAATtgctcaaaaaaatattcgagcaaGATCTCAAGCTGCTGAAGGAAAATGGTCATGTGACAAATGGCAACAAAGCAGTGCTGGAATAACAACTACTAAAGTATTAGCTGCATTAGATGCTCTAGATCGGCATAGTTTTGATAGGATGGATTCTAGCAATTCTTTAGATACATTATAtgctaaaatatttacatcacCATTGAAAGATAATACCAATGAACGAGATGCAAAAACAGAATATAATCCGCAACAAGATTCTGCTGTAGTTGAAATTTTATGTGAATGGGCAGTAAGTGCAGAAAGATGGGGAGAACATAGAGCAATGGCAGTTGCAAAGTTACTGGAAAAACGACAAAGTGAAGTTACTGGAGAAacaaatgataatgatgataaagATAGTATCTGTAGTAATGGAAATCCACCCGTGCTTCCGATTTTTCAGTCATTACTTATGAAATTTTTGGATATGGATGCCCCGGTACTAGATAATACAACAACTCAATCAAAAGTTCAGTTTACAAATTTGGTTCActtattttcagaattaattaGACATGATGTATTTTCACATGATGCATATATGTGTACACTCATTTCAAGAGGAGATCTCATACAAg gTCCTGCAGCTAGCAAACCTGGAACTCCAAATAATCGAGAACCAATTGATGAAGAATGCTTATTTCCTGGAATAGAAACAAAATTGGAAGTATCAGATCATGGACGAACGATGGATTATGATGATAGTAAAATCGACGATGATttggataaattattacaGCATATTAAAGAAGACCAACAAAATAGTATGGATGCTCCAGATAGTCCTAAAGAAGATGCACTAGCTGGACATGGAACTCAAGAAGGATTGGATTCAAAAATACCATCAAGTCATAGTAGACATTTGTTATATACAACACATTTTCCATTACcacaa gatgAAACATGTAGTCAACATGATTGTAATCAACGACATGTATTACTCTACGGAGTTGGTCGCGTTAGAGATGATGCTAGACACATTGTTAAAAGAATGACTAAAGAAGTATgcaaattatttggaaaaaaatttagtattgATGTTGCGGAAGGTGGAAAAGTAAAGAAACATTCTCGGAATGAATTTAACTTCGAGGCAATTACattaaagtttcaaaatttgagTTATTTTGATCAACATGTAGTAACATGGCAATGTGCAACACAAGTTATAGAAATGTTAAATACTTTTGCGCTGGCTGGATCGTCTTATTTACCCGTTCAAGAACATGTagcatttttattcgatttaatggaattagcattaaatatatatggttTAATAGATGTTtgcatacaaatattaaaggaACTTCCAGAAGTTGAAACACAATTAGGAGTTAGAAATAGTCAGCTTGTTAGAAGTTATACTACAAGTTTAAGTTTGTATGTTGTAGGAGTATTAAGAAGATATCATCGTTGTTTGTTAt TGTCTCCGGAACAAACAACGGCAGTATTTGACTTACTTTGTAAAGTGGTAAAGCATGTATCTAATCCTAGCGATTGTAGTTCTGCTGAACGATGCGTATTGGCACATCTTTACGATTTATATTCATCTTGTTCTTTGCTGAAAACGAAACCACATGGAGTGGAAGCATTTAGTAATGCTTATCCTAAAATTCGAACAGCTCTTTATAGTACATTACAACCGACAACATCGAGTCATGTATATAATTCGCAATTCATGGTAGACGTTTTTACTAGTCCAAGACGAGGAGGGAAAATCGAACCACAATGGGCTAGACAATTGAATGAGACACCGGCAAATCGCTATAGTTTTGTTTGCAATGCAATAGTTGCAGTTTGTAGCGAAACGgataacgataaattaaacgatatcGCAATAACATGTGCAGAATTAACAGCTTGCTGTAATGCACTTAATGCTGAATGGCTTGGAGTTCTTATGGCACTTTGTTGTTCTTCAAATAGTTctactttttatattgatgTATTAAATCAAGTTGATGTACAAGATTTAAGTATACATAATTCTTTGGCTGTATTCacatcaattttaattg CAAGACattgtttttctttagaaGATTTTGTTGTGCATATAGCATTGCCATCATTAGTTAAAGCTTGTAATGAAGGTCGTGGAGATGCAGATATGGAAGCTGAAGCTGGAGCACGTTTAACATGTCATTTACTTCTACGACTTTTTAAAACAGTTGAATGTCCTCAACCAGCACTATATTCTGTGAGCACAAGTCCTCATCCTTTACCAAATGGAAATTCCAGAGGTTACAGTATAAAATTAAGTTGTGACAGACATTTGCTGGCAGCTGCTCACAATAATATTAGAGTTGGTCCAGTTTTAGCTGTACTTAAAGCAATCTTAGTTGTTGCTGATGCAACTGCTGGTAAACAACCACCAAAGAAACCAGATGTACAAATGAATCATTCAAATAAAGCAGGGGGACCAGCAAGTGTTGGTGTTGGTGTTGGTGTGACTACAGGTGGACCAAGTGAATTATCTATTAGCCATATCTTAGGTACCAGTGATATTTTAGGAGGTGGCGATGATTTGGGACTTGATTTAGCAATATCTTCGTCTAGTAGTAGTGCTGGAATGACTACAGAAAATGTAAAAGGATTGTCAGACTTCGCACAACATGTTCTTAGACAAATTTGCAGTCAAGAATGGGTACTAGAAAGATGTTTGCAAAATCCAGAAGAACTTTGTCATCCTGATATGTTGCTTGATAATATGCTGACACCTCGTCAAGCTCAACGATTACTTCATATGATTTGTTATCCTGAAACTTCTACAGATGCATTTATTGATCAAAAGACTcacataacaaatatattagaaaatctgGAACAATGGAGTTTAAGAATGTCGTGGCTTGATTTGCAACTCATGTATAAACAATTTCCTCCAGGATCAAACGAACTTTCACAATGGTTAGATACTGTTGCTAAAGCTGCAATTGATGTGTTTCAATTGAATACTATGACTAGTAAATCAGATAAACGATCTGGTTCAATATGGTTAGTTGCGCCACTCGTTTCAAAATTACCAAGTGCGGTACAAGGTCGAGTTTTAAAAGTAGCGGGTCAAGTATTAGAATCTGGAAATTGGTCAAAGACGGCAACAGGTCGTGAGAGAAATAGATCAAAATCACcatctttatttaatcatcAACCTTTTCTTTCATTAGTACTCACTTGCCTTAAAGGTCAAGATGATCAAAGAGAAGGTCTTCTGATGTCTCTACATTCACAATTATCGCAGTTCTTAAATATCagtaaagaagagaaaaatttcgctaCCGAAGATCCTAAAACGAGAGAAGTATTGCAAGATGCATTGCAATTAAGATTTAGTCTCGTCGGTGGAGTTTTTGATACTATACAAAGAAATACTACCGCTACGACAGACTGGGCTATTTTATTGGTTCAATTGGTTAGCTATGGtgttatagatttaaataataattccgaATTATTTACCACTGTTATAGATATGTTAGCAACCTTAATACATTCTACACTAGTTTCTGATTCACAATCTGAAAAAGACGAAAATAAGAAACACTatcaaaatttgatgaaaaagttaaaaaaggaACTTGGTGATAGAAATTCTTCAAGTATTCGATATGTCAGACAATTGTTACCACTGCCAAAATTAACAATGGAAGTTATTACATGTGAGCCAGTTGGATGTTTAACAGATACAAAAGGCAATAAAATAGCTGGTTTTGATAGTATTGATAAGAAACAG gGTTTGCAAGTATGTGATTCTCAAAGAGTATCTGCATGGGAAGTGTTAGAAGGCCATAAAAATCCAGCACCTATTTCCTGGGCTTGGTTTAGAGCAGTTAAATTAGAACGTAAACCTCTTACATACCAAAATGCTCATAAACTTTTACGATATCATACACACAGTCAAATTAGACCTCCTAGTCATTATTTGGATCCACCACCATTACCTCCAGAAGATTTAGAACCAGACAAAAAGGAATCAGAACCTGGTAAAGCTGATACACCTATGAGTATTGATTCCCCTGGAAGAGTAGCAGGCAGTGTTGGTGGTAGTGGAATTGGTAATACTATTACCAATAGCAAAGGAAAGGCTATGAAGACTCGAAGacatagaagaaataaaggaGCTGCTACACCTACTACACCTGTCTCACAACAAATTCAG CAACCACCAAATCAATTACAACAAATGGCATTTGGAAATCAACAAGTACCTGTCAGTCAACAACCTGGAATGTTTACTAATCAACCACCACAACATCAACAACCTTGGTATACTAATCAACAAACTCATACACCAGCTCAACAATATGGATATGGTCAACAATTACCACCAACTCCAGTTGGACCAAGATATGATAGGCCAGGCATGAACAATCAATCAAAACAAGCACTTTCTCACATGTTACGTTTACGATTACCGtccaatcaattaataaactcTCAACAACAACCAAATGCTACACCTGTTGGTGGACCAGGAGCGTTTCAAGGAATGCAGAGACAACAATTCATTAGGCAACAATTAAGAGCTCAACATGGAGCTCCTAATATTAATCCACAACAAGGAATGTTTGCTtcacaacaacagcaacagcaaCCACAACAACAAGGAATGTACACTGGAATGCAACAAG cagGAATGAATCAAAATTATGCAGGATATGGAGGTCAACAAATGATACCAcagcaacaacagcagcaacaacaacaacagcaagCACCTCAACAGGcgcaacaacagcaacaactattgcagcagcaacagcaacaacaaggtttaataaatcaacaacAGAATATGATGTTTACTAATCAACAACAAATAATGGGACCTCAAAGAGGACAAGAATATATACCACAGCAACGTATGCAACCTGGAGCTACAAGACCACCGTACCTTCAG gctCCAAATGTCACAATGAATACAATGGGTCCAATGGGAGGTGGAGTTCAAAATCAACCAGCACCACCATATCGACAAACTAGTGGGAAACCTGGTACAGTTGGAGTAACAGGTGTAGGCACTAGTAATGTTGGTTTACaacaaaatcaacaatttcaaCAG cAACAGGCGATAAACCAACAACGTATGAGACAACAAATGCTTGCaatgcaacaacaacaacaagcacaacaacaacaacaggcacaacagcagcaacaacaaggTAATGCTGCTGGACAACAACCAACTCAGCAATTGGTAACGCATTTACAGCGGCACTTGAGTCAACCACCGCAACATTATCAACATCAACCGCCGCCTTATTAg